In a genomic window of Methylovirgula sp. 4M-Z18:
- a CDS encoding malonate--CoA ligase, translating to MSDNLFNLIASRTADPQKIFLTTPEGRDLTYGALFAQSGRFANVLSALGVKTGDRVAVQLEKSPEVIALYLACLRTGAVFLPLNTAYTPHEVDYFVGDAEPALIVCDPTKREAIAPLAEKYRVPALETLGIAQDGSLVETAHDASADFATAPRSKDDLAAILYTSGTTGRSKGAMLSHANLASNALTLIDVWRFTNSDVLLHALPIYHTHGLFVATNIVLLAQASMFFFGRFDAKALLQAMPRATSMMGVPTFYTRLLGEPSLTQDATRHMRLFISGSAPLLAETHREWAARTGHAILERYGMTETNMNTSNPYDGDRIAGTVGLPLPDVALRVVEPETGKLLRANDIGMIEVKGPNVFRGYWRMPEKTAEEFRADGFFITGDLGLIDARGYVHIVGRGKDLIISGGFNVYPKEIETEIDALPGVVESAVIGVPHKDFGEGVTAVVVTRPDTALDEATVIGALQDRLAKFKLPKRVIFVADLPRNAMGKVQKKVLRDEYREIYAQG from the coding sequence ATGTCGGACAATCTCTTCAATCTGATCGCATCGCGCACGGCTGACCCGCAGAAAATCTTCCTGACGACCCCCGAGGGCCGCGATCTCACTTATGGCGCGCTCTTCGCCCAGTCCGGTCGCTTCGCTAATGTGCTGAGCGCGCTCGGCGTGAAGACGGGGGATCGGGTTGCGGTGCAACTGGAAAAATCGCCCGAAGTGATCGCGCTTTACCTTGCCTGCCTGCGCACCGGCGCGGTGTTTCTGCCGCTCAACACCGCCTATACGCCGCATGAGGTCGATTATTTCGTCGGCGACGCCGAGCCCGCGCTGATCGTGTGTGATCCGACGAAGCGCGAGGCGATCGCGCCGCTGGCGGAAAAGTATCGTGTGCCCGCGCTCGAGACATTGGGAATCGCGCAGGACGGTTCGCTGGTCGAGACGGCGCACGACGCGAGTGCGGATTTCGCCACCGCGCCGCGGTCAAAGGACGATCTTGCCGCGATCCTCTACACGTCTGGCACCACGGGGCGGTCGAAGGGCGCGATGCTGAGCCACGCCAATCTCGCCTCCAACGCGCTGACGCTTATCGACGTCTGGCGCTTCACGAACAGCGACGTGCTGCTGCATGCGCTGCCGATCTACCACACCCATGGGCTGTTCGTGGCGACCAACATCGTGCTGCTCGCGCAGGCATCGATGTTTTTCTTCGGCAGGTTCGACGCCAAAGCGCTGCTGCAGGCGATGCCGCGAGCGACGAGCATGATGGGCGTGCCGACCTTCTACACGCGGCTCCTCGGCGAGCCGAGCCTGACGCAGGACGCGACGCGGCACATGCGCCTGTTCATCTCCGGTTCGGCGCCCTTGCTCGCCGAAACCCACCGCGAATGGGCGGCGCGCACCGGTCACGCCATTCTGGAGCGCTATGGCATGACCGAGACCAATATGAACACCTCGAACCCCTATGACGGCGACCGCATCGCCGGCACGGTGGGCTTGCCACTGCCGGACGTGGCGCTGCGGGTCGTCGAGCCGGAGACCGGAAAGCTGCTTCGCGCCAACGACATCGGCATGATCGAGGTGAAGGGCCCGAACGTGTTTCGCGGCTATTGGCGCATGCCGGAAAAGACGGCCGAGGAATTCCGCGCGGATGGATTTTTCATCACCGGCGATCTCGGCCTGATCGACGCGCGCGGCTATGTCCATATCGTCGGGCGCGGCAAGGATCTGATCATCTCGGGCGGTTTCAATGTCTATCCGAAGGAAATCGAAACCGAGATCGATGCCTTGCCGGGCGTGGTCGAGAGCGCCGTGATCGGCGTGCCGCACAAGGATTTCGGTGAGGGCGTGACGGCGGTCGTCGTGACGCGGCCGGACACCGCGCTCGACGAGGCCACGGTGATTGGCGCGCTGCAGGACCGTCTCGCCAAGTTCAAGCTGCCGAAACGCGTCATTTTCGTCGCCGACCTGCCGCGCAATGCCATGGGCAAGGTGCAGAAGAAGGTTCTGCGCGACGAATATCG
- a CDS encoding malonyl-CoA decarboxylase — translation METTFFLSGLLQTVADRGRALVGLARESVASPEVILRRAEQLVSGRGEATGVALAADVLAAYGNLDAAGKMRVLTEFNSRFGPDLARLTMAATDYLAEPDLTRAGALSAAAEPRRQELIRRLNLAPGGTPALVRMREDVQAQLGERPDLKALDADFVHLFSSWFNRGFLVLRRIDWSTPANILEKIIRYEAVHAIESWDDLRRRLEPPDRRLYGFFHPALIDEPLIFVEVALTDEIPAAIAPLLAPKRAELPMNEATTAVFYSISNAQRGLAGVSFGNFLIKQVVEELKRELPKLDTFVTLSPVPGFAKWLETVRKGETDLPKADRRALALMDKSGWQQKSGAVEAVSRVLLPLAAHYFTKARDARDRVIDPVARFHLGNGARLERLNMLGDMSKKGLQQSHGLMVNYLYALGDIEKNHEAYANKNEVVTAPAVRKLARTAFKNN, via the coding sequence TTGGAAACGACCTTCTTTTTGAGCGGGTTGCTGCAAACCGTGGCCGACCGTGGCCGGGCGCTGGTGGGGCTGGCGCGCGAATCGGTCGCCTCGCCAGAGGTGATTCTGCGCCGCGCTGAACAGCTTGTGTCGGGGCGGGGCGAGGCGACGGGCGTTGCGCTCGCCGCCGATGTGCTGGCCGCTTATGGCAATCTCGATGCCGCCGGCAAGATGCGGGTTCTCACCGAATTCAACAGCCGCTTCGGGCCCGATCTCGCCCGGCTCACCATGGCGGCGACCGATTATCTGGCGGAGCCGGACCTCACGCGCGCCGGCGCGCTCAGCGCGGCGGCGGAGCCGCGGCGGCAGGAGCTGATCCGCCGGCTCAATCTCGCGCCCGGCGGGACGCCGGCCCTGGTGCGCATGCGCGAGGATGTGCAGGCGCAACTTGGCGAGCGGCCCGACCTCAAGGCCTTGGACGCGGATTTCGTGCATCTCTTTTCTTCCTGGTTCAATCGCGGCTTTCTTGTGCTGCGGCGTATTGACTGGTCGACCCCCGCCAATATCCTGGAAAAAATCATCCGCTATGAAGCCGTGCACGCGATCGAGAGCTGGGACGACCTGCGCCGCCGCCTGGAGCCGCCGGACCGGCGTCTCTATGGCTTCTTTCACCCGGCGCTGATCGACGAGCCGCTGATCTTCGTCGAAGTCGCACTCACTGACGAAATTCCAGCCGCGATCGCGCCGCTCCTGGCGCCGAAACGCGCGGAATTGCCGATGAACGAAGCGACCACCGCGGTCTTTTACTCGATCTCAAACGCGCAGCGCGGCCTGGCCGGCGTGTCCTTCGGCAATTTCCTGATCAAGCAGGTGGTCGAGGAGTTGAAGCGCGAATTGCCGAAGCTCGACACATTCGTCACCCTCTCGCCCGTGCCGGGTTTCGCGAAATGGCTCGAGACAGTGCGGAAGGGCGAAACGGACCTGCCGAAAGCCGACCGTCGCGCCCTGGCCCTAATGGACAAATCTGGCTGGCAGCAAAAATCCGGCGCGGTCGAGGCGGTCTCGCGCGTTCTGTTGCCGCTCGCCGCCCATTACTTCACCAAGGCGCGGGATGCCCGGGACCGGGTGATCGATCCCGTCGCGCGGTTCCACCTCGGCAACGGTGCGCGGCTGGAGCGGCTGAACATGCTTGGGGATATGTCCAAGAAAGGCCTGCAGCAGTCGCACGGCTTGATGGTCAATTATCTCTATGCGCTGGGCGATATCGAAAAGAATCACGAAGCCTATGCCAACAAGAATGAAGTCGTGACCGCGCCGGCCGTCCGCAAGCTGGCGCGCACGGCGTTCAAGAATAACTGA
- a CDS encoding class II aldolase/adducin family protein, translating to MKEQNARLEIVTQCRAIARLGLSQGAVGSLSLRLLDDLLITPADVPLEKVEPKMIAVMPLAGEYGAWHGTMKPTSEWRMHLDIARARSDISAIVHTDALYATILACLRKPIPAIHYMIALFGGPDVRCTNYAPFGTKQLADLVLAGLKDRQGVLLANHGMVATGATLGQAMWRAAELETLARIYHHALSVGKPATLTDAAVHEIVERFKVSDHHAANQAQSEAPTARAAKVAAKKPPKKKKVVTRRRSSAPEPKSDKRVAKKR from the coding sequence ATGAAAGAACAAAACGCCCGGCTCGAGATCGTCACGCAATGCCGGGCAATAGCACGTTTGGGCCTTAGTCAGGGTGCGGTTGGCAGCCTTTCGCTCCGCCTGCTCGACGATTTGCTCATCACGCCGGCCGACGTCCCGCTCGAAAAGGTCGAGCCCAAAATGATCGCCGTCATGCCGCTCGCCGGGGAGTACGGCGCCTGGCACGGCACGATGAAGCCGACGAGCGAATGGCGCATGCATCTCGACATCGCCCGCGCCCGCAGCGATATCAGTGCCATAGTTCACACAGACGCGCTTTACGCGACCATTCTCGCCTGCCTGCGCAAACCCATCCCGGCGATCCACTACATGATCGCGCTGTTCGGCGGACCGGATGTCCGGTGCACCAATTATGCGCCCTTCGGCACCAAGCAATTGGCCGATCTCGTCCTTGCCGGCCTCAAGGACCGGCAGGGCGTGCTGCTGGCCAATCACGGCATGGTGGCGACCGGCGCCACGCTGGGCCAAGCCATGTGGCGCGCGGCGGAACTCGAGACCTTGGCGCGCATCTATCATCACGCGCTGAGCGTCGGAAAACCCGCCACTCTGACCGACGCCGCCGTCCATGAGATCGTCGAGCGCTTCAAGGTCTCGGACCATCACGCGGCCAATCAGGCCCAAAGCGAAGCGCCCACCGCGCGCGCGGCCAAAGTCGCGGCGAAAAAGCCCCCCAAGAAAAAGAAGGTCGTTACCCGCCGGCGCTCTTCTGCACCCGAACCAAAGAGTGATAAGAGAGTGGCGAAGAAGCGGTAA
- a CDS encoding site-2 protease family protein has translation MNVIPLRKPPVQTTPHVSLNFVFLLTVLIVVGAALYMDVFSNAPLVFVFVIVGWIVSICLHEFGHALIGLIGGDKTVVAKGYLELDPLHYMDPLRSLLFPLLFLLVGGFAFPGASVFIETRYLRSKWWDSAVSAAGPFANLLVALILAMPFWLGLPQSFGASAFWGALAYLAYLQIMAIFFNLLPIPGFDGYGIIEPFLPRRVDAALRPFASGAMILVFMVFFVSPVLSGYFLIGVIRTLSALGIPPQYVIHGLHAFRFW, from the coding sequence ATGAATGTCATTCCGTTACGCAAGCCCCCCGTTCAAACGACACCCCATGTCAGCCTGAATTTCGTCTTTCTGCTCACGGTGCTGATCGTCGTGGGCGCGGCTTTGTACATGGACGTGTTTTCGAACGCGCCGCTCGTCTTCGTCTTCGTCATCGTCGGCTGGATCGTCTCGATCTGCCTGCATGAATTCGGCCACGCCCTCATCGGCTTGATCGGCGGCGACAAGACCGTCGTTGCCAAAGGCTATCTCGAGCTCGATCCGCTCCACTATATGGATCCGCTGCGCAGCCTCTTGTTTCCGCTGCTGTTTCTCCTCGTCGGCGGCTTTGCTTTCCCGGGCGCCAGCGTCTTCATCGAGACCCGTTATCTGCGCAGCAAATGGTGGGACAGCGCCGTCTCGGCGGCAGGCCCCTTCGCCAATCTCCTGGTCGCGCTCATCCTCGCCATGCCCTTCTGGCTCGGCCTGCCCCAATCTTTCGGCGCATCGGCCTTCTGGGGCGCGCTCGCTTATCTCGCCTATCTGCAGATCATGGCGATCTTTTTCAACCTTCTGCCCATTCCGGGCTTTGACGGCTATGGCATCATCGAACCGTTCTTGCCGCGCCGGGTCGACGCCGCCCTGCGGCCGTTCGCATCAGGCGCGATGATCCTGGTCTTCATGGTTTTCTTTGTATCGCCGGTGCTCAGCGGCTATTTCCTGATCGGCGTCATCCGCACCCTCAGTGCGCTCGGCATCCCGCCGCAATATGTCATCCACGGCCTGCACGCGTTCCGTTTCTGGTGA
- a CDS encoding ABC transporter permease: MTRATSSRPPIWLAFWGLIPAALVLLPVGYVADRSWQAGWHEIVDEVFRARTFDLLVNTLTLAFSVTLGCVVLGLGAAWCTERCDLPWRHGWRRVAGLPLAVPAFVASYAWSSLGQVFEGMFGAILVLTVACLPLIYLPAAAALRGMDPSFEDVARTLGIGPWRSFWRITLPQALPALGGGALLVMSHMFAEFGALAFLRVNTFTTAIFDQYELQFDNASAAMLSGILILLCLPIVWAEMLLRDNLRLARTGPGSARRLPVRRLGWARWPIFLLFVAVSIVAFGVPLVTLLSWLLRGASAGMGVDTLLPAALGSLSLAVPGALLTTVLAVPLVLMSTRYRGWLPAFADRLPYVVHGLPGIVVALALVYLAIHYCGFIYQTTPLVLIAYVILFLPQAQSAVKASVALVPRELEYVARSLGRKPVAAFFAVTLPNIMPGIGSALSLVVLQLMRELTATLLLAPTGVVTLATEFWSYTNDRAYAAAAPFAVVLVLVSGLPVYFFTLKFSQVRDR; this comes from the coding sequence ATGACACGCGCAACTAGTTCACGTCCGCCAATCTGGCTCGCGTTCTGGGGCCTGATCCCAGCCGCGCTTGTGCTGCTGCCGGTCGGCTATGTCGCCGACCGGTCGTGGCAGGCCGGCTGGCACGAAATTGTCGACGAAGTGTTCCGGGCGCGCACGTTCGATCTTCTGGTCAACACGCTGACGCTGGCCTTCTCGGTCACGTTGGGCTGCGTCGTCCTCGGACTCGGCGCGGCCTGGTGCACCGAGCGGTGCGATCTGCCGTGGCGGCACGGCTGGCGGCGGGTCGCGGGCCTGCCGCTCGCTGTTCCCGCCTTTGTCGCGAGCTACGCCTGGTCGTCGCTGGGGCAGGTCTTCGAAGGTATGTTCGGCGCGATTCTCGTGCTGACCGTTGCTTGTCTGCCCCTCATCTATCTGCCGGCCGCCGCCGCCCTGCGTGGCATGGACCCGAGCTTCGAGGATGTCGCCCGCACCCTCGGCATCGGGCCGTGGCGCAGCTTTTGGCGCATCACCTTGCCGCAAGCCTTGCCGGCGCTCGGCGGCGGCGCGCTGCTCGTGATGTCGCACATGTTCGCCGAATTCGGCGCGCTCGCCTTCCTCCGCGTCAACACATTCACGACGGCGATCTTCGATCAATACGAATTGCAATTCGACAATGCGTCGGCGGCCATGCTGTCGGGCATTCTCATTCTGCTCTGCCTGCCCATCGTCTGGGCCGAGATGCTGTTGCGTGACAATTTGCGGCTCGCGCGCACCGGGCCCGGCAGCGCGCGGCGCCTGCCGGTCCGGCGGCTCGGGTGGGCGCGCTGGCCCATCTTCTTGCTCTTCGTCGCGGTGAGCATCGTCGCCTTCGGGGTGCCGCTCGTCACTTTGCTCAGCTGGCTGTTGCGCGGCGCCTCGGCCGGCATGGGCGTCGATACCCTGCTTCCGGCGGCGCTCGGCTCGCTCTCATTGGCCGTCCCGGGCGCGCTGCTGACGACGGTCCTGGCCGTGCCCCTGGTGCTGATGAGTACGCGCTATCGCGGCTGGCTGCCAGCGTTCGCCGACCGTCTGCCCTATGTCGTGCATGGCCTGCCGGGCATCGTCGTCGCGCTGGCGCTCGTTTATCTTGCGATCCATTATTGCGGCTTCATCTACCAGACGACGCCGCTGGTGCTGATCGCCTATGTCATCCTCTTCCTGCCGCAGGCGCAATCGGCGGTGAAAGCCTCGGTGGCGCTCGTGCCGCGGGAGCTCGAATATGTGGCGCGCAGCCTGGGCCGTAAGCCCGTGGCGGCTTTTTTTGCCGTGACCTTGCCGAATATCATGCCGGGCATCGGCTCGGCGCTGTCGCTCGTCGTGCTGCAATTGATGCGCGAATTGACCGCGACGCTGCTGCTCGCGCCCACCGGCGTCGTCACCCTCGCGACGGAATTCTGGTCCTATACGAACGACCGCGCCTATGCCGCCGCGGCACCTTTCGCCGTCGTGCTGGTGCTGGTGTCCGGCCTGCCGGTCTATTTCTTCACGCTCAAGTTTTCGCAGGTGCGCGATCGTTAG
- a CDS encoding extracellular solute-binding protein — protein MVDKIFDVTAKLAMSRREILQRTLLLGGAAAASALPMAHAQAADETLVLYSGEHRETTEQLVAAFTKASGVKVTVRNGSSSELASQLAEEGANSPADLFWSEQSPNIAALADKGLLAPVDADTLNAVYPSFKAADGTWVAGSARYRAVLYNKKMISDADLPVHILDYADAKWKDKIAFCVKDGFMEQVTALMILEGKDKALAWLKALKDNGRQYPGNGALVKAVEAGEMAFGLTNNYYWDTMAKEQGADTLNTALHLVAKGDSGALVNVTAAGVLKSTKKMELAQKFLAYLVSEEGQSAVVASIAEYPVRPGVTSPFKLLSLSDYGQSKVTPGDIGAATEAFALSREAGLV, from the coding sequence ATGGTCGACAAGATTTTTGACGTCACCGCGAAGCTGGCGATGAGCCGCCGCGAGATCCTGCAGCGGACGCTGCTGCTCGGCGGCGCGGCCGCCGCGTCCGCCCTGCCGATGGCCCATGCGCAGGCGGCGGACGAGACGCTCGTGCTCTACAGCGGCGAGCATCGCGAAACGACCGAACAGCTCGTGGCGGCCTTCACCAAGGCGAGCGGCGTCAAGGTCACGGTCCGCAACGGCTCAAGCTCGGAACTTGCGAGCCAGCTTGCCGAAGAGGGCGCCAATTCGCCGGCCGATCTGTTCTGGTCCGAGCAGAGCCCGAACATCGCCGCGCTCGCCGACAAGGGCCTGCTGGCGCCGGTCGATGCCGACACGCTGAACGCCGTCTATCCGAGCTTCAAGGCCGCCGACGGCACCTGGGTCGCTGGCAGCGCGCGCTACCGCGCCGTGCTTTACAACAAGAAGATGATTTCGGACGCCGATCTGCCGGTCCATATCCTGGATTACGCGGACGCGAAGTGGAAGGATAAGATCGCCTTCTGCGTCAAGGACGGCTTCATGGAGCAGGTGACGGCGCTGATGATCCTGGAAGGCAAGGACAAGGCGCTCGCCTGGCTCAAGGCGCTCAAGGACAACGGCCGTCAATATCCCGGCAACGGCGCGCTGGTGAAGGCAGTCGAAGCGGGCGAAATGGCGTTCGGCCTCACGAATAATTATTACTGGGACACGATGGCAAAGGAGCAGGGCGCCGACACACTCAACACGGCGCTGCATCTCGTCGCCAAGGGCGACTCGGGCGCGCTGGTTAATGTGACCGCCGCCGGCGTGTTGAAGAGCACGAAGAAGATGGAACTCGCGCAGAAATTCCTCGCCTATCTGGTGAGCGAAGAAGGGCAGAGCGCGGTCGTCGCCTCGATCGCGGAATATCCCGTGCGGCCCGGCGTGACCTCGCCGTTCAAGCTGCTGTCCTTGAGCGATTACGGCCAGTCCAAGGTGACGCCCGGCGATATCGGCGCCGCGACGGAAGCCTTCGCTTTGTCGCGCGAAGCCGGATTGGTGTGA
- a CDS encoding integrase core domain-containing protein yields MPNSAYIKTLDRSFRDKCLYLPWFSPVPEARRIEAWRPEYNHGLPNTALGNLTPAEYRAESETCPVPIGVGRAENAPCGCICMMRKKINVSTVLAGQRLGIKEVDDGIWLVSFMHYDLGYIDLEQKTLQTIDNPFGSRLSPMS; encoded by the coding sequence ATGCCGAATAGCGCCTACATCAAGACGCTCGACAGGTCGTTCCGCGATAAATGCCTGTACTTGCCGTGGTTCTCCCCGGTCCCCGAAGCAAGGCGGATCGAGGCCTGGAGACCGGAATACAATCATGGCCTTCCGAACACTGCTCTTGGTAATCTGACGCCGGCGGAATACCGTGCCGAATCAGAAACTTGCCCTGTCCCAATCGGGGTAGGCCGAGCCGAAAACGCCCCCTGTGGCTGCATCTGCATGATGCGAAAGAAAATCAACGTCTCAACCGTGCTCGCCGGTCAGAGGCTCGGTATCAAGGAAGTCGACGACGGCATTTGGCTCGTCAGCTTCATGCATTATGATCTGGGATATATCGATCTGGAACAGAAGACCTTGCAAACCATCGACAACCCGTTCGGCTCGAGGTTGTCACCCATGTCTTAG
- a CDS encoding ATP-grasp domain-containing protein: MKQLLPELLESTRHNPDTHTRGEVLRVLIISTRFKLPYRVMRCAQATGAKVFVLGRQNSRKLKYSKFCAEFITTDREIDGRMDLDLAHEINFHCARLNIDLVLAGDAPSTRSLIQLRSAVNTPCFPMPTLSVFDELNDKWRFGLLCKDLDIDYPKSQLFANVGELRQELSGREVNTSWMAKPLSMDGGMGCIKLTPEEFEAQFAQITYEPILLQEFVEGEDIGASVFCKEGEILAFIAHKFEHDTYFTFYDHDIYRSLAALMTRTKANGVFNFDMRRTSKGRVVFLECNPRFYFKMAMSMVVGVNFVAFGLTDGQNARLSPGWGAKIARFPKAFLLQAASFRKMERESWNALKFVLADPIPYALELLKLQE; the protein is encoded by the coding sequence ATGAAACAGCTATTGCCGGAACTTCTGGAGTCGACGCGACACAATCCTGATACGCACACGAGAGGCGAAGTTCTGCGCGTCTTGATTATATCGACCCGGTTCAAATTGCCCTATCGCGTCATGCGATGCGCTCAAGCCACTGGCGCCAAGGTTTTCGTGCTTGGCCGGCAAAACTCGCGTAAGTTAAAATATTCCAAATTTTGCGCGGAGTTTATCACGACCGATCGAGAGATAGATGGCCGGATGGATTTAGATCTGGCCCACGAGATTAACTTTCACTGTGCAAGGTTGAATATTGACCTGGTTTTGGCGGGAGACGCACCAAGCACGCGAAGCCTCATCCAGTTGCGAAGCGCGGTCAATACTCCATGTTTCCCCATGCCCACTCTGTCCGTGTTCGACGAATTGAATGATAAATGGCGCTTCGGCTTGCTGTGCAAGGATCTCGATATCGACTATCCAAAAAGTCAACTGTTTGCAAACGTCGGGGAGTTGCGTCAGGAGCTTAGTGGGCGCGAGGTTAATACGTCCTGGATGGCTAAGCCTCTCTCGATGGACGGAGGAATGGGATGTATCAAGCTCACGCCCGAAGAGTTCGAAGCGCAGTTCGCGCAGATTACCTACGAGCCGATCCTGCTTCAGGAATTTGTCGAAGGGGAGGACATCGGTGCAAGTGTTTTCTGTAAGGAAGGCGAAATTCTAGCATTTATCGCTCACAAATTTGAGCATGACACCTATTTTACATTTTATGATCACGACATATACCGCAGTCTCGCAGCGCTTATGACACGCACTAAGGCCAACGGCGTCTTTAATTTCGATATGCGTCGCACGTCCAAGGGGCGGGTGGTCTTTCTTGAATGCAACCCCAGATTTTATTTTAAAATGGCAATGTCCATGGTCGTGGGAGTCAATTTCGTGGCTTTTGGTTTGACAGACGGACAGAACGCCCGCTTGTCGCCGGGTTGGGGCGCCAAGATTGCACGATTTCCAAAAGCCTTCTTACTGCAAGCTGCATCGTTTCGGAAAATGGAGCGGGAGAGCTGGAATGCGCTGAAGTTTGTTCTCGCGGACCCGATTCCTTATGCGTTGGAGCTGCTGAAGCTCCAAGAATAG
- a CDS encoding NAD(P)-binding domain-containing protein: MDAIDVIIVGAGPYGLSLASHLHAKGVRFRIFGRLMESWKSRMPPGMYLKSHVWSSSLSDPAEKYTLGAFCKEINFPLADSDTPPLEQFVAYAEAFQQRVVPNVEGKLLTHLRSDPKGFIAEFDDGELVLAKQVIVAVGVHPFKHVPRALGGLPKEVVSHSGDYGALGGLEGRTVAVIGAGASATDLAGLLVEKGASVSLIARTQELKFAEKSRQRKSTFHHVASVIKPIIRPGSGIGSGWLLKFCADAPGLFHLLPQRLRTYVVGSQLGPLGHSGMKDRVIGKSQLFLGRELERAEYLDGNVTLHLKCAGRREIVTASHVIAATGYKIDLRRLEFLDKNLLSRVATVEGAPILSSNYESTTPGLYFIGPVAANAFGPVMRFVFGASHPSRRLAAYLAESKVAWAASSTETKPAITSRTKTVEPKGLTMDHETSNETAIAGTSGVDATQS, encoded by the coding sequence TTGGACGCCATCGACGTCATTATTGTAGGTGCGGGCCCCTACGGCTTGTCTTTGGCCAGCCATCTCCACGCCAAGGGCGTGCGCTTTCGCATCTTTGGCCGGCTCATGGAGTCCTGGAAAAGCCGCATGCCTCCTGGCATGTATTTGAAATCTCACGTGTGGTCCTCGAGCCTCAGCGACCCGGCCGAGAAGTATACGCTGGGCGCGTTTTGTAAGGAGATAAACTTCCCCCTCGCAGACTCGGATACGCCGCCGCTTGAACAATTTGTTGCCTACGCCGAGGCCTTCCAGCAGCGCGTCGTACCTAACGTTGAGGGTAAATTGCTGACGCATCTGAGAAGCGATCCAAAAGGATTTATTGCAGAATTCGATGACGGCGAACTGGTCTTGGCTAAGCAGGTCATTGTTGCGGTCGGCGTGCACCCGTTCAAACATGTTCCTCGCGCTCTCGGCGGGTTGCCGAAAGAAGTGGTGTCCCATAGTGGCGATTATGGCGCTTTGGGAGGGCTCGAAGGCCGGACTGTTGCGGTTATCGGCGCGGGAGCGTCCGCGACAGATTTAGCAGGCCTGTTGGTCGAAAAGGGTGCGTCCGTTTCACTCATCGCTCGGACCCAAGAACTCAAATTCGCGGAAAAGTCGCGACAGCGAAAATCGACTTTTCACCACGTGGCTTCCGTGATCAAGCCGATCATTCGGCCTGGCTCTGGGATAGGGTCGGGCTGGCTACTGAAATTTTGTGCCGACGCTCCAGGGCTATTTCATCTGCTTCCTCAGCGCTTGCGGACATATGTTGTCGGCTCGCAGCTCGGGCCGCTCGGTCACAGCGGTATGAAAGATCGCGTTATCGGGAAGTCGCAGCTTTTCCTGGGGCGCGAGTTGGAGCGTGCAGAATATCTCGACGGCAACGTGACACTGCATTTGAAATGCGCCGGCCGCCGAGAAATCGTCACAGCAAGTCACGTTATCGCCGCCACCGGTTACAAGATTGATTTACGTCGGCTTGAATTTCTTGACAAAAACCTGTTGTCGCGCGTCGCGACGGTAGAGGGCGCGCCTATTCTGTCGTCAAACTATGAGTCAACCACGCCGGGGCTTTATTTCATAGGACCTGTGGCCGCTAACGCGTTTGGTCCTGTGATGCGTTTCGTGTTCGGCGCCTCTCATCCGTCGCGCCGGCTCGCGGCGTATTTGGCGGAAAGTAAAGTTGCTTGGGCGGCATCGTCCACGGAAACGAAGCCGGCCATCACATCGCGAACCAAAACGGTTGAGCCTAAGGGCCTCACGATGGATCATGAGACGAGCAATGAAACAGCTATTGCCGGAACTTCTGGAGTCGACGCGACACAATCCTGA